CGAGTGATTTCAAGAGCTTGAACAGCAAGGGGACCGGTGCGCCCTCCCTCCGGCGCGCCCGGTCCCCGGGTGGAGCCTCATGCGGGAGGGCAGGGGAGCACAACCTGGGGCTCCTCCGCCCGCCCGCCGGGCATCCAGGGAACTACTAGGCGCTGGCGGTCTTCTCGCCCGCGGTGGTGCCGATGCCCTGCTTGCCGAGGTAGCCCATGGCCTTGTCCTTCACGTCGGTGCGCAGCTCGGTGCCGGTCTTGGGCGCGAGCATGAGGGCGGCGATGCCACCGACGGCGCAGCCGATGACGAAGGCGCCAACGCCGGCGAACGAGCTGCGGGCGGGCTTGTAGGTGGTGAGGCCCACGTAGCGCAGCACGTCATCGGGATCGAAGTCGTCCCACTGGTTGCGGGCGTACTTCGGAAGGTCCTTCAAGAGCTTCCGGGCGATGAGCTTGCGGTACAGGTCGCTCTTCACCGCCAACTTGGCCTTCTTCGCGAACAGCATTCCGTTCTCCTCCTGGCCCGAGGCCATACGAAGGGTGGTCTTCCAGGAGCCCACCCCTGTGGGAGAAGAAGCTAGGGAGGAGCAGGCGGGGTGGCACCCCTGGGGCGCACATGACGAGGCTCGGCGGGGGGCAGGCGTCGGCTGTCTGTCAGAGCGGGGTCATGACGCGCCGTGCCCAAGACATCCTGTGAACGGAGAGGGCAGCCAGCCGAGCACCTTTCTGCTATGCCCCCGCCCGCCATGTCATTCGATCAGAAGCTGCTCGAGAAGATCGCCCAGGTGGAGAAGGGCGGGGCCGAGAAGTACCACGCGAAGAACCGGGAGACGGGCAAGCTGTTCGCCCGCGAGCGCATCCGGTTGTTGGTGGACGAGGGCTCGTTCGTCGAGGACGCGAAGCTGGCCAACAACGTGGAGCCGGAGCTGCCCTCGGACGGCGTGATCATCGGCCTGGGCAAGGTGGCGGGGCGGCCCGTGGCGATCATGGCCAACGACTCGACGGTGAAGGCGGGCAGCTGGGGTGCCCGGACGGTGGAGAAGATCCTCCGCATCCAGGAGACGGCGAAGCAGCTGCGCTGTCCGCTGATGTACCTGGTGGACTCGGCGGGAGCGCGCATCACCGACCAGGTGGAGATGTTCCCCGGCCGGCGGGGCGCGGGCCGCA
This is a stretch of genomic DNA from Archangium violaceum. It encodes these proteins:
- a CDS encoding YtxH domain-containing protein; this encodes MLFAKKAKLAVKSDLYRKLIARKLLKDLPKYARNQWDDFDPDDVLRYVGLTTYKPARSSFAGVGAFVIGCAVGGIAALMLAPKTGTELRTDVKDKAMGYLGKQGIGTTAGEKTASA